The Helianthus annuus cultivar XRQ/B chromosome 16, HanXRQr2.0-SUNRISE, whole genome shotgun sequence genome includes a window with the following:
- the LOC110896004 gene encoding wall-associated receptor kinase 2-like: protein MLVTNFTIGCIALCSKPEEVVNGSCSGVGCCQTSIPKALKSYYTNVYSMSNNNHTHIWSFNPCMFSFLGEQDRFIFHGVSDFMDPDFKNRTRASVPMLVDWVVGNLSCSEARSAGVLACQANSECVDSDTGVPGYRCICNSGYQGQPYLEPGCQDINECEDPNNLCGAVCTNTPGSYTCSCEDGYVGDGLKNGRGCAKENSEFPVIKFSLGMGFGFLAILVGTTWLYFVVKKRNLVKLRRKLFQQNGGLLLKQHITTSEGNVDSTKVFTAQELEKATNNYAEDRILGRGGYGTVYKGILNDQRVVAIKKSRVIDETQIELFINEVIILTRVHHRNVVKLLGCCLETTIPLLVYEYVSNGTLFNHIHSKETITWLSLENRLRVANEVAGALSYLHSATLTPVIHRDVKSANILLDDNYTAKMADFGASRFVPLDQTQVTTLVQGTLGYLDPEYFNTSQLTEKSDVYSFGVVLAELLTGGKPLCAERGEAERNLATYFIMSLKENRLFQILEPRVVREGTLEQLQQIGKLVKRCLNLLGDERPTMKEVATELEALRKFTQHPWASQHVDEENASLLNVQNQETDLYANQ, encoded by the exons ATGCTAGTAACAAACTTTACCATTGGTTGCATAGCACTGTGTTCAAAACCCGAGGAGGTGGttaacgggtcgtgttcgggtgtCGGGTGCTGTCAAACATCAATCCCAAAGGCACTCAAGTCTTACTACACTAATGTTTATAGTATGTCTAATAATAACCACACTCACATATGGTCGTTTAATCCTTGTATGTTCTCGTTTTTGGGTGAGCAAGACCGGTTTATATTTCATGGGGTGTCGGATTTTATGGACCCCGATTTCAAGAACCGGACCAGGGCTAGTGTTCCTATGTTGGTCGATTGGGTAGTCGGGAACTTGAGCTGTAGTGAGGCTAGGAGTGCTGGTGTGTTGGCTTGTCAAGCGAATAGCGAGTGTGTTGATTCGGATACTGGAGTTCCGGGATATAGATGCATTTGCAATAGTGGGTATCAGGGTCAGCCTTATCTTGAACCAGGTTGCCAAG ACATCAACGAATGTGAAGATCCCAATAATCTTTGTGGTGCGGTTTGCACGAATACGCCTGGAAGTTATACGTGTAGTTGCGAAGATGGATACGTCGGAGACGGCCTGAAAAACGGACGTGGTTGTGCAAAGGAAAATTCAGAGTTCCCCGTTATTAAGTTCTCTTTAG GTATGGGGTTTGGTTTCTTGGCCATTTTAGTAGGAACAACATGGCTTTATTTTGTTGTCAAGAAAAGGAATCTTGTTAAACTCCGACGAAAGTTGTTTCAACAAAACGGGGGTTTGCTACTCAAACAACATATTACGACCAGCGAAGGCAATGTTGATTCAACAAAGGTCTTCACAGCACAAGAGTTAGAAAAAGCCACCAACAATTACGCTGAAGACCGGATCTTGGGTCGTGGTGGTTATGGGACAGTATACAAAGGCATTCTCAACGATCAACGGGTAGTTGCAATCAAGAAATCACGAGTTATAGACGAAACCCAAATCGAGTTATTCATCAATGAAGTGATTATATTAACACGAGTTCACCACAGGAACGTGGTAAAGCTATTGGGATGTTGCTTAGAGACCACAATTCCATTATTAGTATATGAGTATGTATCTAATGGGACACTTTTTAATCATATTCATAGTAAAGAAACCATCACTTGGTTATCATTGGAGAATCGGTTAAGAGTAGCAAACGAAGTTGCTGGTGCACTTTCGTATCTTCATTCGGCTACATTGACCCCTGTTATCCATAGAGATGTGAAATCCGCAAACATATTATTAGACGATAACTACACCGCAAAGATGGCGGATTTTGGAGCTTCAAGATTTGTCCCACTAGATCAAACACAAGTGACCACTTTGGTTCAAGGGACATTAGGTTACTTAGATCCAGAGTACTTTAATACAAGTCAGTTAACTGAAAAGAGTGATGTTTATAGTTTTGGTGTGGTGCTTGCTGAGCTTCTAACTGGGGGAAAACCACTTTGTGCGGAACGTGGTGAAGCAGAACGAAATTTAGCAACTTATTTCATTATGTCGCTAAAAGAAAACCGTTTGTTCCAAATTCTTGAACCTAGAGTTGTAAGGGAGGGTACCCTAGAGCAACTTCAACAAATTGGTAAGCTTGTGAAAAGATGCCTTAACTTATTAGGAGATGAGCGACCAACGATGAAAGAAGTCGCGACTGAACTTGAAGCGTTACGTAAGTTTACTCAACATCCATGGGCGAGTCAACATGTTGATGAAGAGAATGCAAGCTTGTTAAACGTGCAGAACCAAGAAACCGACCTATACGCAAATCAATAA